The genomic stretch TTACTCAAACTAGTACGCGAATCAATCCGGTTGCATCATGGCTTGGCTTGAATTCCTATGGATATATCATGTCAAGCGCACAGCTTATGTGAGCACAGGCCGATGTGTTCGCCCCACCTACTTGCTGAAGGAGACCACTGGATGGACATTGTGATCCCTGGAATTGACGACATTAGCCAACAACTGCAACAGGTTGAACAAGCCAAAAAGCCAAAAATGCTGGTGGTGGATGATGAGCCGGACAACTTAGATTTGCTCTACCGCACCTTTCGCCGTCAATTCAATGTGCTGAAGGCAGAAAGTGGTGGCGCTGCCCTAGACATTTTGGCCCAGGAGGGCGAAGTGGCGGTGATTATTTCCGACCAGCGGATGCCGGAAATGAAAGGGACGGAGTTCCTCAGCAAAACCGTGGTGCAGTTTCCCAACACCATGCGGATTATCCTCACCGGCTTTACGGATGTGGAAGACTTGGTGGAGGCGATTAACTCTGGGCAGGTTTACAAATATATCACCAAGCCCTGGGATCCATCGGAGTTGAAAACGGTGGTGCAGCGGGCGGTGGAAAGCTACGAATTACAAAAGCAGCGATCAGATGACCTGAAGCGAGCTCAGGCCCAAACCCATCTCCTCAGTGCTATTGTGCGGGTGACCCAGCGATCGGTGGATCATCAGGCGCGACTTGACGCCATTGTGGAGGCTTTGTGCAGCAGCTTTTCCGCCGATCGCTGCATCTTACGGATGGTGCAGGATGCTGCTTTGACAGAGGTGTACAGCAGCAATCAGCCGGGAGCTGCCGATTGGCTGCAGCAGGATCCCCTAGCCCAACAAGCGATCGCTCAGCAGGTAATTCGTGGCGTCATTCAAGTGAGCCAAGATCCAGGTCTATCCCAGCTCGATTACTATGCTCAGGAAGGGATTCAGTCCCATGTGGTGATTCCCATTATTTTCCAAGAAGCAGTGATGGCGGTGATTTCGCTACAGTGGATCAACCTTTGTCCGCTCCGTCCTGAGGAACTGCAGTTGCTCTATCTCTCCGCCCAGCAAATTGGTCTAGCGATTTCCTGCACCTGCCGCTAGATCCAGGATGGTTCCATCAACGCGGTAGGATGGCAGAGATATATACCAGGGTTGGTCTATGAGGTCTCCGGTGGCTCCCGACGGCGTCCAGGCATTGTTTAACCGGATTGCTCCCGTCTACGATCAGTTAAATGATGGTCTAAGTCTAGGCCTACATCGGGTCTGGAAGCTGATGGCCGTTCAATGGAGCGGGGCAACGCTAGGTGCAACCTGTCTTGATGTATGTTGCGGCAGTGGCGATGTCACCCAGCTTTTAGCCCAGCAGGTGGGCCCCAGCGGTCATGTATTTGGGGTTGATTTTGCTGCCTCTCAATTAGCGATCGCCCAACAGCGCAACGATCAGCGGCGATCGCCCTTACCGATTACCTGGGTGGAAGGCGATGCGCTCCATCTGCCCTTTGACGACAGCACCTTTGATGCAGCCACCATGAGCTATGGGCTACGCAACGTCGCTTCTATTCCCGATAGTTTACAGGAACTGCACCGCGTTCTGAAGCCCGGCGCAACGGTGGCTATCCTAGATTTCCATCGTCCTAGCAGTGACCTCATGCGGCAGTTCCAACACTGGTACTTGGCCACCGTGGTGGTACCCATGGCCAAAGATTTAGGCATGGAAGATGAGTATGCCTACTTAGCCCCCAGCATCGATCGCTTTCCCGTGGGAGCAGAGCAGCGGGCGATCGCTTACCAGGTTGGCTTTCGTCAGGCGATCCATTACGCGATCGCTGGCGGATTGATGGGTGTCTTGGTCGCAACTCGGTGAATCACGCCAGCGCGGGTCAAAAATCGCCATTTGGATAGAAGACAGGGCCCTCGTCAAAAATGATAGGGTAGGCGTAGAGGTGCCTTGTCAATAAGACACCCGTTTATCCCGATCGCCTCTTTTGCCCTTGGACGCTTCCACCCTACTGCTGATTGCCGCACCTCCCGTTGTGGGGGGCATCATTGGCTATTTCACCAATGATCTAGCCATCAAAATGCTGTTTCGTCCCTATCGTCCCCTCTACATCGCCGGACGACGATTGCCCTTTACCCCAGGCTTGATTCCCAGCAACCAAGAACGGCTAGCCAAGCGGATCGCCGATACCATTATGGGGTCGTTGCTGACGCCAGCAGAGCTGCAAAACCTAGCGCGGCGCTTATTGCAAACGGAGCGGATGCAGTCGGCCATTCTCTGGCTGCTGCGGCTGGCCCTAGAACAGCTCCAGGCCCGAGATGATCGGGGTACTAGCAAAATTGTCGCCAATATCCTGCGGGATTTATTGGGGCGATCGCTCCTGCGCTTGGTGCGAGTTTGGGCCAGACAGGAAGACTTCCTAGCCCCGCAGCTCAACCAGATTTTTGACCAAGTGTTGCTAGAGTTTCAGCTCTCCGACATGCAGGCAGACCAACTGTCCGACTGGCTGCTGAACGTGGTGCTGCCCCCGGATGTTCTGCGAGTGACCCTGATCGACTTCCTCACCGATCGCAACATTCAGGTGATCGACGAAGGCTTTCGCGAAAAAACCAGCGGTACTTACTGGGTGGTCGCCAATCTATTTGGTCTACGCAATACCCTCACCCGCCTACGTACCTACTGCCTCGATGAAAAAGAGGCCACCAATACCCGCATCACCGAGCTCATTCAGGCCTTAGGCATTAAAGGGCGGTTGACCGAGTGGCTGCAAAACCTCTCCATGCAAAACCTGCCAGTTTCCACGGTGCGCAGACTGCGCAGCACCATGCGCGAGACGGTGCGCGACTATGTGAGCAATCGGGGTGCCGATCTCTTGGAAGGTCTGGGCGAGTCGGTCGATTGGGATAGCACCGCCGACCTACTGCTCAATCGCTTGCAAACCTCCGATGCCGTCTATAAGTCCCTAGAACCCGTGAGCCAAGAACTGGCGCTGGTGCTAGAGCAATATCTAGAACGCGATTTAGAAAACATTGTGGCCCAGGCTATTCCCATTCTTGATATCGACCAAGTGATCATCGATCGGGTGCGCGCTACCTCCCCGCGAGACTTGGAACTTGCCATTCAAGGCATTGTCCGCAATGAACTGCAAGCGATCGTCAACCTAGGCGGGATCCTCGGTTTCACCATCGGTCTCTTCCAAGCGGTGATCCTCTATTTCCGTGGATGATCAATCCTCGTGATTCGTGCAAGGGCCAGGCAAAATAGAGATAGACTGGGACGTTGCCCTTAGGGCTTGAGTCGTCCGTTGCTGCATCGAGGATGCCGATATGTTTGCGTATGGTTTAGCGATACTAGTGGGTTTGGGAAGCCTGACATTTTACATGGCGGCCTTTTTCATCCCAGAAGTGCATCGCCGTCAAGATATAGCTTGGAGCGGCGTCGGCATGTTCTATGCCTTGGCGCTGTGGATTTATGGCGATCGCCTCCAGGGTGGCCTACTAGTGGGGCAAACAGCCAGCGTGGTGCTCTTGCTCTGGCTGGGGTGGCAATTGCTGATCCTGCGCCGACAAACCACCCCCCTTGAGCAACAAACCGACTTGCCAGACGGCGCTGCCGTGATTCCAGGATTGGAGCGCCAACCTGCAGCATCAGCTCGGCAACCGACTCGCCAGACCAGCAAGCAGTCCAGTAAGCCATCCAGCGAGCAGTCCGCTAAGCAGTCTGCCCAAAAGACTACACCAGTCACAACTACCCCATCGGCTCAACCGGCCCCGTCAGCCAGTCCAGCCGCGCCAGTTGCCGATACCTCGACCACCGACACTCCTCCCGCAGCAACCCATGTTGCCCCTGGTGACCCCACCACCGTCGAGTCTGCCGCTGTGCCAATCGCTGCGGCAGCGATCGCCCCTGCCCCTGCCGCCCCACCAGAGGCTATCCCTCCCACTCCATCAGCGGCCACCCCATCGCCCTCATCAGAAGCTATTCCATCAAAACCAGCCCCATCACCATCACAACCTATCCAGGCGGAACCTATTCAGCCAAACGCTACCCCATCCGAACCGACGCCATCAAAATCGACCCAAGCTCCCAAACCAGAGACAGCCACCAGTCCATCCCCCAGCTCTGAAAAACCAGATGCGAAGGCTTCCCAGATCGAATCCCGTCCCGAAGCATCCCCAGCACCAGCTTCCCAGCCGCGAGCGCCCCAGGCGAACCAACGCCCACCTCAGCGATCCAACTCAACTCCCCCACCCTCTCGTCCCTCCAGCCCAGCCAGACCACCTCAGCCGACACCCCAAGCTGCCCGCAAACCCGACCCGTCTGCTACTAAAGCTGCGGAAACGCCTCAACCAACGCCCCAGTCCCAAGCACCTGCTCCAGCACCTCAGCCCCAAAAAGCACCGGGGCCCATGGGTCGCCTGAAAAACCTATTTCGGCGTCCCGCACCAGCAAAATCATCTGCTAAGGCGTCTTCATCCGTTGGGGAGATTGAGGAACTCGAAGAAGGTTGGGATGATTGGAACGAAGCACCACCCTCACCAGCACCCACCAGCGATCGCCGGGATCCATCCCGTGCGCCCACAGGCGATCGCCCCCCGAAGGTCTTGCAAGCTGAACTAATTTCCCAGAAAGACGACGTTTCCTTACCTTCACCCTACGAGGAAGAATCCAGTATTTGAGAGCGATCGCTCTCAAATATCTGGAGATAACAAGATGTCATCGAGACTATCCTAGCTATCCCCGATCTCACCTAGTCCACCATCCTCCTATCGTCTCTAGCTCTCCTGCATCCAGTTCCTAGGATTTCCTGACATTTGTCCTGATCTCGCCTACTATTGTCTCGATATCAAACCCTGGCAACCTAAGGAGATACAACTCTTATGAGCATTCGGCGTGGACGACAGGCCACTAGTGGCTTTTTCTCAGATTTTCGCGATTTCATCATGCGGGGCAACGTCATCGATCTCGCTGTAGCGGTGATCATTGGCGGTGCCTTCGGCAATGTGATTAATTCCCTCGTAGCAGACATTTTGACGCCTGCTATTCTCAATCCAGCCATGCAAGCAGCAGGCGTAGATAAACTAGCAGACCTGAGTGCAGCAGGTATTCAGTATGGTCTGTTCCTAGCAGCCATCATTAACTTTGTGGTCATTGCCTTCTGTATGTTCTTGGTGGTGCGATCGTTTACGGCGATGAAAAATCGCGTGAAGCGAGCGGAAGAGGTTGAAGCAGCAGAAGCCCCACCAGATCCTGCCATCGTAGCCCAAGAACGTCTAACCCAGGCAATTGAACGATTAACCAGCGTCATGGAACGCCCCCAGTAGGTTAGAACCGCAAAGCGATCGCTCTTTATTCAACATCTAGAGGGCGATCGCTCATGGCATGTTGCGAAGTGTTGCATTTACTCCTCGGATCATGATAGTAAGCTATTCATAGAACAGACGCCACAAAGCGTAGCTTCTACTTATCTTGCTGGATCAACACTTATGACGAATTCGTCTCGACCAAGACTCTATACTCGAAGAACCAAATGGTATAACTTAGCTTACCTAGTATTGATTACTCTCATATGGAGCACGGTGGTCATCACGCCAAGTCCCTCTATTCCAGGAGTTATTTTAGGCAGCATCATACCCGTGACGGGAGTCGCAGCCATCGTTGGAATCATCTTAGATAAAGCCTGGGCAAAGTGGGCAGCGATCGCCGCCTATGGCTTCTTGAGCTTCATCCTCATTGCAGGATTTGTGTCTTCCTTCCTACAACCTAGTCTAGCTAGTACCCTTGGCGACGATGGGCTCAGAGCTTCTAGAATCATGATGCTTCTCATCCTCGCTGTCACGCTTCTAGGCATAAATTCACTCATGAAGAAACGACCTGCTGCCCCGGTCTGAGGAGCTGTGAATGCTCAGCAGGACTGGGTTGATAAGGGAGGCGATCGCTCTTGACATGACTATCTAGGGGGCGATCGCTCATGGTATGTTGCGAAGACAGTTCATCTAATTCTAAGCTCATCTATGACAAATTCTTCTCAGCCAAAGCTCTATACTCGCACGACGAAATGGTACAACCTAGCTTATCTGGCATTCATTGCTTTTACATCGAGCACGCTGGTGATCACAACTGTTTGGGGCACGTATGAAGACACAGACGTCTCTGGTGTAGAAGTCGTTCGTTCTGGTGCCATGGCAGTAGTGGGAATTGCCGCGATCGTTGGCATTAGCTTAGATAAATCCTGGTCAAGATGGGCAGCGATCGCTACCTATGGCTGCTTCATCTTTATACTGATTGAGGGATTCGTAAATTCTTTGCTGGCAGACTCTGCTCTGACGATGGCTCTTAACTCAAGTGCGCTCATAGCTTTTAGAGGCTTGCGAATAGTCATGATCATCCCAGCGCTGGTGGGCGTTGGTTTGCTGATGGACAAACGATCTGCTGACCATGCCTAAGGATATGTGAATGCTCAATGGAGCTGGGTTGGGGAGGGAATGCCACCCCTTGGTGTGCAGGGTGGCGATCGCAACTGTACACCAAGAGAACAGTGCATCGCTCAGAAAGGCATTCTGCCTGAAGACAGCATTTTATAACCCCCGGTCATCGCCACCAAAGCGACAAAAAACTGCCAGAGACTGGTTGGGTTCAGAATTGCTCGACTACTTGCAAAAACACAAATGATGCCGGCCGCCACAAAAACCCAGCCAATGCTTTTAGCACCCAAAGGTAAGACCACCAAAGCCAAAACGCCTACAACGAGAAGCAGGATGGATAAATCGGCTGCAATACCTCTCCAAAAATAGGGCGAGACGTTCGTGGTGAAAAAGATATTTCTTCCCAGAAAGTAAATTCCCAGCAACAGCAGCGCAAAGCCTATCAGTTGAACTAAAAATCTCATGGCGGTGTCTCGCAGTTAACAACGTATAAACATGGTGATCCTCAGGCAAGGTAAGTGAAGCGCTTAGTATTTGCGCCCCAATATATATTCTACAGGCTGGGCTGGCGGAGAGCGATCGCTTTCCTACTTGATGCACGCTAGGTTAGGATACCGGATATGATCAAAGATAGGGGATTCATTAACAGACCCCATCCCCTTGCTCACAGGCACCAATACTCACCCAACTACTGGATCCATCAGCCCAATGTTCCTTTTTCCAGATAGGAGCATTATGTTTGAGCGTATCGATCGCATATTGACAAGCCGCAAACGCCTCGGAACGATGGGGGCTGCCAACGGCTACCAAGACACTAATATCGCCTACCGCCAAACGTCCTGTGCGATGGTAGATCACGCTATGGGTGACGGGCCAACGCTGGCGAATATCGGCGGCGATTTGCTGAAAAACACGAATAGCCATCGGCTCATAAGCTTGGTATTCCAGCGCCACCACTGGACGTCCCTCAGTTTGATTGCGCACCATGCCGCTCATCACCACAATCGCCCCATTGGCTCCATCATCGGCTAAGCCGTAGACCTCATCTAGGGACAGCGGCGCAAAGGTGATCGCAACGTGATCACCCTCCAGGGTGGGAGCTTGAAGTAGTTGAGATCGAGATATATCCATCGACAATAGCCTAGAGCGCAATACAATTATTATTGTGCGCTATTCTACCCTGAGCTATGGAGAAGGAGGGTGCTGGTTAGAAGCCTAGGACACAGGTGATCGTTTTTTGCCCTTGGCGTTTACAGGTTTCCATCCGCCCTTGCGCATGAACCACCAATCCAGCAATCGCAACGACTACAATCACAAACACAATGAGGCCACTGTCCTTCATTTCTTTTCTCCTCTGGGATTGATTGCCATAGCCAACAGATAGAACCTCATCGCTGTATCAGGTGAGAAACCTGGCATCTAGGAAGTGCCTTGCTGGCAAGAGCGTTGTTTTCAGATTCAATATCGAGTGGTTATCCGCTGTTCAGTCTTACATTACCCGGTTATCGATCACGACTCACATTCTCCGTCAATCTATGGAGCCTAGTCAGGGATGTTGAGCCAGGATCGCGTCGGGAATGGCGAGGATATGGAAGTAGGCCAATCCAAGAATGAGGACAGTGTAGGCGGTGGAAAGCCCCAAACTGATCAATAGAGCGCGTTTGGGATTGGAGGTTTCTGGCTGCCCGACGAAGCCGGTTGCGCCCCATTGCATCATCACAATGCCTAAGACATTGGATAGCCAGTAGCCAAGGGCGGTAGCGGGGAGAAACCAGGCGGGGTTGAGCCAACTGGCTGCATAGCCCACGACGTAGGCGATCGGCAGGTTAAAAAACAAGTCATTCCACCACGATAGGGGCGATAGCATATACCCCAGACCTACCAAGCCGCTGTTCCATAAGTTTCTGAGCATGGCTCACTCCTGTCCGCTTCCCATTAAATAGAGTAGCGCCATGCGGATAGCGACGCCGCTGGTTACTTGCTGGGGAATT from Candidatus Obscuribacterales bacterium encodes the following:
- a CDS encoding molybdenum cofactor biosynthesis protein MoaE; protein product: MDISRSQLLQAPTLEGDHVAITFAPLSLDEVYGLADDGANGAIVVMSGMVRNQTEGRPVVALEYQAYEPMAIRVFQQIAADIRQRWPVTHSVIYHRTGRLAVGDISVLVAVGSPHRSEAFAACQYAIDTLKHNAPIWKKEHWADGSSSWVSIGACEQGDGVC
- a CDS encoding Ycf66 family protein, with the protein product MFAYGLAILVGLGSLTFYMAAFFIPEVHRRQDIAWSGVGMFYALALWIYGDRLQGGLLVGQTASVVLLLWLGWQLLILRRQTTPLEQQTDLPDGAAVIPGLERQPAASARQPTRQTSKQSSKPSSEQSAKQSAQKTTPVTTTPSAQPAPSASPAAPVADTSTTDTPPAATHVAPGDPTTVESAAVPIAAAAIAPAPAAPPEAIPPTPSAATPSPSSEAIPSKPAPSPSQPIQAEPIQPNATPSEPTPSKSTQAPKPETATSPSPSSEKPDAKASQIESRPEASPAPASQPRAPQANQRPPQRSNSTPPPSRPSSPARPPQPTPQAARKPDPSATKAAETPQPTPQSQAPAPAPQPQKAPGPMGRLKNLFRRPAPAKSSAKASSSVGEIEELEEGWDDWNEAPPSPAPTSDRRDPSRAPTGDRPPKVLQAELISQKDDVSLPSPYEEESSI
- the mscL gene encoding large conductance mechanosensitive channel protein MscL, with the translated sequence MSIRRGRQATSGFFSDFRDFIMRGNVIDLAVAVIIGGAFGNVINSLVADILTPAILNPAMQAAGVDKLADLSAAGIQYGLFLAAIINFVVIAFCMFLVVRSFTAMKNRVKRAEEVEAAEAPPDPAIVAQERLTQAIERLTSVMERPQ
- the ubiE gene encoding bifunctional demethylmenaquinone methyltransferase/2-methoxy-6-polyprenyl-1,4-benzoquinol methylase UbiE, with product MRSPVAPDGVQALFNRIAPVYDQLNDGLSLGLHRVWKLMAVQWSGATLGATCLDVCCGSGDVTQLLAQQVGPSGHVFGVDFAASQLAIAQQRNDQRRSPLPITWVEGDALHLPFDDSTFDAATMSYGLRNVASIPDSLQELHRVLKPGATVAILDFHRPSSDLMRQFQHWYLATVVVPMAKDLGMEDEYAYLAPSIDRFPVGAEQRAIAYQVGFRQAIHYAIAGGLMGVLVATR
- a CDS encoding DUF445 family protein yields the protein MDASTLLLIAAPPVVGGIIGYFTNDLAIKMLFRPYRPLYIAGRRLPFTPGLIPSNQERLAKRIADTIMGSLLTPAELQNLARRLLQTERMQSAILWLLRLALEQLQARDDRGTSKIVANILRDLLGRSLLRLVRVWARQEDFLAPQLNQIFDQVLLEFQLSDMQADQLSDWLLNVVLPPDVLRVTLIDFLTDRNIQVIDEGFREKTSGTYWVVANLFGLRNTLTRLRTYCLDEKEATNTRITELIQALGIKGRLTEWLQNLSMQNLPVSTVRRLRSTMRETVRDYVSNRGADLLEGLGESVDWDSTADLLLNRLQTSDAVYKSLEPVSQELALVLEQYLERDLENIVAQAIPILDIDQVIIDRVRATSPRDLELAIQGIVRNELQAIVNLGGILGFTIGLFQAVILYFRG
- a CDS encoding response regulator, with amino-acid sequence MDIVIPGIDDISQQLQQVEQAKKPKMLVVDDEPDNLDLLYRTFRRQFNVLKAESGGAALDILAQEGEVAVIISDQRMPEMKGTEFLSKTVVQFPNTMRIILTGFTDVEDLVEAINSGQVYKYITKPWDPSELKTVVQRAVESYELQKQRSDDLKRAQAQTHLLSAIVRVTQRSVDHQARLDAIVEALCSSFSADRCILRMVQDAALTEVYSSNQPGAADWLQQDPLAQQAIAQQVIRGVIQVSQDPGLSQLDYYAQEGIQSHVVIPIIFQEAVMAVISLQWINLCPLRPEELQLLYLSAQQIGLAISCTCR